One window of the Trifolium pratense cultivar HEN17-A07 linkage group LG2, ARS_RC_1.1, whole genome shotgun sequence genome contains the following:
- the LOC123907522 gene encoding probable LRR receptor-like serine/threonine-protein kinase At3g47570, with protein sequence MFPTFSFCLSLLFAFNFIQNTITSPLGNETDNLALLKFKESISNDPYGILASWNISTHYCNWHGITCSPINQRVTQLSLVGYNFHGFISPHIGNLSFLINLNLAKNSFFGKIPHELDRLFRLQQLILSENSITGEIPTNLSSCSNLEVLYLYGNHLIGQIPIAISSLHKLQWLWIADNNLTGTIPSFIGNLSSLTNLGMGGNHLAGNIPQEMCSLKILTNMEVGFNRLHGTFPSCLNNLSSLTIISAPGNEFNGSLPPNMFNTLSNLQYFIMGGNQFSGTIPVSIVNASALQKLDFDQNNLVGQVPSLGKSNDLRWLNLEYNNLGDNSTRDLEFLETLTNCSKLRAFSISSNNFGGNLPNFVGNLSTHLSQLYLGGNKISGEIPAELGNLIGLILLTLDYCHFEGVIPTTFGKFEKMQKLSMNGNKLSGEIPPIIGNLNQLYFLSINDNMLEGNIPSSIGNCKKLQYLDLSQNNLRGIIPIELFSLSSLTNLLNLSKNSLSGSLPKEVGKLLSINMLDVSENHLSGDIPRTIGECIDLEYLYLQGNSFNGTIPSSLSSLKGLQYIDLSRNWLSGPIPNVLQNISVLEHLNISFNVLEGEVPIDGVFGNISRLAVTGNNKLCGGISELHLQPCPVKRLKHSKQRKIKLIVVIVSVVSILLTMTIFLTIYCMRKRNQKQYSNSPTTDPLAKVSYQDLHNGTDGFSATNLVGVGGFGSVYKGNLASEDKVVAIKVLNLQKKGAHKSFIAECNVLKNIRHRNLVKILTCCSSTDHKGQEFKALVFEYMRNGSLEQWLHPGIMNVENQRMLDLDQRLNITIDIASVLHYLHHECEQTIIHCDIKPSNVLLDDDMVVHVSDFGIARLVSAIDNTSHQETSTIEIKGTIGYSPPEYGMGSEISTYGDMYSFGVLMLEMLTGRKPTDEMFEDGQNLHMFVENSFPDNLIQILDPHLLPRNEEAIIEDGKIVSFTPIVEKFLASLFGIGLACSMESPKERMKIVDVTRELSVIKKAFLAGVRTRD encoded by the exons ATGTTTCCaacattttcattttgtttatctCTTCTCTTTGCTTTCAACTTCATCCAAAACACAATTACCTCTCCCTTAGGAAATGAAACAGATAACTTGGCATTgctcaaattcaaagaatcaataTCAAATGACCCATATGGAATCTTGGCCTCTTGGAACATTTCAACTCACTACTGTAATTGGCATGGAATTACATGTAGTCCCATAAATCAAAGAGTTACACAGTTAAGCTTAGTTGGATATAACTTTCATGGATTCATATCTCCCCATATTGGCAATCTCTCTTTTTTGATAAATCTCAATCTTGCAAAAAATAGTTTCTTTGGAAAAATCCCTCATGAACTCGATCGATTGTTCCGATTGCAGCAACTCATTCTCTCCGAAAACTCCATCACAGGGGAGATTCCTACAAACTTGTCAAGTTGCTCTAATCTTGAAGTCTTATACTTATATGGGAATCATTTGATTGGTCAAATACCAATTGCAATCAGCTCTCTTCATAAGCTTCAGTGGTTATGGATAGCAGATAACAATTTAACAGGAACAATTCCATCATTCATAGGAAATCTTTCATCCCTAACTAATCTTGGAATGGGTGGGAATCATTTAGCGGGAAATATTCCACAAGAAATGTGCAGCCTCAAAATATTGACAAATATGGAAGTAGGTTTTAACAGACTACACGGTACATTTCCTTCTTGTCTTAATAATCTGTCATCTCTTACTATAATCTCAGCACCAGGCAATGAATTCAACGGATCTCTTCCACCCAATATGTTTAATACCCTCTCCAAtcttcaatatttcataatggGAGGAAATCAATTCTCAGGTACAATCCCCGTTTCCATTGTAAATGCTTCTGCTCTACAAAAACTCGACTTCGATCAAAATAATTTGGTAGGACAAGTTCCAAGTCTAGGAAAGTCAAATGATCTTCGATGGCTAAATTTAGAATATAACAATTTAGGTGACAATTCAACTAGGGATTTGGAGTTTTTAGAAACCTTGACAAACTGCAGTAAACTAAGAGCGTTTTCTATATCCAGTAATAATTTTGGAGGCAACTTGCCAAATTTTGTAGGCAATTTATCCACTCACCTTAGTCAACTATATCTAGGGGGTAATAAGATATCAGGAGAAATTCCTGCAGAATTAGGAAATCTAATTGGCTTAATTCTCTTGACCCTGGACTATTGTCACTTTGAAGGAGTTATTCCTACTACTTTTGGGAAGTTTGAGAAAATGCAAAAGTTATCAATGAATGGAAATAAGTTGTCAGGAGAGATACCACCCATCATAGGCAACCTCAATCAATTGTATTTTCTTTCTATAAACGACAATATGTTAGAAGGAAATATTCCTTCAAGTATAGGAAACTGCAAAAAGTTACAATACCTAGACCTTTCACAAAACAATCTTAGAGGAATCATACCCATAGAGCTCTTTAGTCTTTCTTCCTTAACAAACTTATTGAACTTGTCAAAAAACTCATTGAGTGGTAGCTTACCCAAAGAAGTGGGTAAGCTACTAAGTATAAACATGCTAGATGTCTCAGAAAATCATCTGTCTGGAGACATTCCTAGAACCATCGGTGAATGCATAGACTTAGAATACCTCTATTTGCAAGGTAACTCCTTCAACGGAACCATACCATCTTCTTTGTCTTCACTAAAAGGTCTTCAATATATAGACTTGTCAAGAAATTGGTTGTCTGGACCAATTCCTAATGTTCTGCAAAATATATCAGTGCTAGAACACTTGAATATTTCTTTCAACGTGTTGGAAGGCGAGGTACCGATAGATGGTGTCTTTGGAAATATAAGCAGGTTAGCTGTGACCGGAAACAATAAGCTTTGTGGAGGCATTTCAGAGCTTCATCTACAGCCATGCCCTGTTAAACGTCTGAAACATTCAAAACAACGTAAAATCAAATTGATAGTAGTGATTGTTAGTGTGGTATCTATTCTTCTCACGATGACAATTTTCCTAACTATCTATTGCATGAGGAAAAGAAACCAGAAACAGTATTCTAATTCACCAACAACTGACCCGCTAGCCAAGGTTTCATACCAAGACCTTCACAATGGAACTGATGGGTTTTCTGCTACAAACTTGGTTGGAGTAGGAGGTTTTGGTTCTGTGTACAAAGGAAATCTTGCATCAGAAGATAAAGTTGTTGCCATAAAGGTCCTGAACCTTCAAAAGAAAGGAGCTCATAAGAGTTTCATTGCAGAATGTAATGTACTTAAAAATATTAGACATCGAAATTTGGTGAAAATTTTGACATGTTGTTCAAGTACAGATCACAAAGGTCAAGAATTTAAGGCATTAGTGTTTGAATACATGAGAAATGGAAGCTTAGAACAATGGCTACATCCGGGGATAATGAATGTCGAGAATCAAAGAATGTTGGACCTAGATCAAAGATTGAATATAACCATCGACATTGCTTCTGTATTACATTACCTTCATCATGAATGTGAGCAAACGATCATTCATTGTGATATAAAGCCAAGCAATGTCCTTCTTGACGATGACATGGTTGTTCATGTGAGTGATTTTGGCATAGCAAGACTTGTCTCGGCCATTGACAATACCTCTCACCAGGAAACTAGTACAATTGAAATTAAAGGGACTATTGGTTATTCTCCTCCAG AGTATGGAATGGGTTCTGAAATATCCACATATGGTGACATGTATAGCTTCGGGGTACTTATGTTGGAAATGCTTACCGGAAGAAAACCAACAGATGAAATGTTTGAAGATGGTCAAAATCTACACATGTTTGTTGAAAATTCATTTCCTGATAATCTAATACAGATTTTGGACCCACATCTTCTACCAAGAAATGAAGAAGCGATAATAGAAGATGGAAAGATTGTGAGTTTCACTCCAATTGTAGAAAAGTTTTTAGCTTCACTTTTTGGGATTGGTCTTGCTTGTTCAATGGAATcaccaaaagaaagaatgaaaatagTGGATGTTACCAGAGAGCTAAGCGTAATCAAAAAGGCCTTTCTCGCCG GTGTTCGAACACGTGATTAG
- the LOC123907527 gene encoding probable LRR receptor-like serine/threonine-protein kinase At3g47570, translated as MYPTFSFCLSLLFAFNFIQNTITSSLGNKTDNLALLKFKESIYNDPNGILASWNSSTHYCNWHGITCSPMHQRVTKLNLNGYNLHGFISPHVGNLSFLKYLNLANNSFFGKIPNEFSRLFRLQKLFINNNSITGEIPTNLSSCSNLEVLFLSRNHLIGKIPIGISSLHKLRMLEIPNNNLTGRIPSFIGNLSSLINLGMARNHLEGNIPQEMCYLKNLTRMVLESNRLNGTFPSCLYNMSSLTIISAVLNEFNGSLLPGMFNTLSNLQYFIIGGNQFTGTIPISIANASALIKLDLSENHLFGQVPSLGKLHDLQLLNLELNNLGDNSTKDLEFLKSLTNCSKLRGLSISYNNFGGKLPNFVGNLSNQLSHLHLAFNMISGKIPAELGNLIGLTLLSVQANHFEGIIPTTFGKFENMQLLVLQGNQLSGEIPAIIGNLSQLYLLSIGDNMLEGNIPSSIGNCKKLQYLDLSQNILRGIIPIEVFSLSSLTNLLNLSKNSFSGSLPKEVGMLKNINKLDVSENHLSGNIPRSIGDCTVLEYLYLQGNSFSGTIPSSLASLKGLRYLDLSKNLLSGPIPTVLQNISVLEHLNISFNMLEGKVPIEGVCGNVSRLTLTGNNKLCGGISELHLQPCLVKGLKQGKHHKIKLIVVIVSVISILLMMIVILTIYYMWKRNQKQYSDSPTTDTLAKVSYQDLHNATDGFSASNLVGLGSFGSVYKGNLASEDKVVAIKVLNLQKKGAHKSFIAECNTLKNVRHRNLVKILTCCSSTDYKGQEFKALVFEYMNNGSLEQWLHPGLMNAGNQRMLDLNQRLNIIVGIASVLHYLHHECEQLVIHCDLKPSNVLLDDDMIAHVSDFGIARLVSTIDNTSHKESSTIGIKGTIGYAPPEYGMGSEISIYGDMYSFGVLMLEMLTGRRPTDEMFEDGQNLHMFVENSFPNNLIQILDLHLLPRNEAAIEDENNGSFTPIVEKCLVSLFRIGLACSVESPKERMNIVDVTRELSITKKAFLTGVRTRD; from the exons ATGTATCCaacattttcattttgtttatctCTTCTCTTTGCTTTCAACTTCATCCAAAACACAATTACCTCTTCCTTAGGAAACAAGACAGATAACTTGGCATTgctcaaattcaaagaatctaTCTATAATGACCCAAATGGAATCTTGGCCTCTTGGAATAGTTCAACTCACTACTGTAACTGGCATGGAATTACATGCAGTCCCATGCATCAAAGAGTTACAAAGTTAAACTTAAATGGATATAATTTGCATGGATTCATATCTCCCCATGTTGGCAATCTCTCTTTCTTGAAATATCTCAACCTTGCAAACAATAGTTTCTTTGGAAAAATCCCAAATGAATTCAGTCGATTGTTCCGATTGCAGAAACTCTTCATTAACAATAACTCTATCACAGGGGAGATTCCTACAAACTTGTCAAGTTGCTCCAATCTTGAAGTCTTATTCTTAAGTAGAAATCATTTGATTGGTAAAATACCAATTGGAATCAGCTCTCTTCATAAGCTTCGTATGTTGGAGATTCCAAATAACAATCTAACAGGAAGAATTCCATCATTCATAGGAAATCTTTCATCCCTAATTAATCTCGGAATGGCTAGAAATCACTTAGAGGGAAATATTCCACAAGAAATGTGCTACCTCAAAAACTTGACAAGAATGGTATTGGAATCCAACAGACTAAATGGTACATTTCCTTCTTGTCTATATAATATGTCATCTCTTACTATAATCTCAGCAGTACTCAATGAATTCAACGGATCTCTTCTACCCGGTATGTTTAACACCCTCTCCAAtcttcaatatttcataatagGAGGAAATCAATTCACAGGTACAATTCCTATTTCCATTGCAAATGCTTCTGCCCTAATAAAACTCGATTTATCTGAAAAC CATTTGTTCGGACAAGTTCCAAGTCTAGGGAAGTTACATGATCTTCAATTGCTAAATCTAGAATTAAACAATTTAGGTGACAATTCAACTAaagatttagagtttttaaAATCATTGACAAACTGTAGTAAACTACGAGGACTTTCTATATCCTATAATAATTTCGGAGGAAAATTGCCAAATTTTGTAGGCAATTTATCCAATCAACTTAGTCATCTACATCTTGCATTTAATATGATATCAGGAAAAATTCCTGCAGAATTAGGAAATCTAATTGGCTTAACTCTCTTGAGTGTGCAAGCAAACCACTTTGAAGGAATTATTCCTACTACTTTTGGGAAGTTTGAGAATATGCAACTATTAGTATTGCAGGGAAATCAGTTGTCAGGAGAGATACCAGCCATCATAGGCAACCTCAGTCAACTATATCTTTTGAGTATAGGAGATAATATGTTAGAAGGAAATATTCCTTCAAGTATAGGAAACTGCAAAAAGTTACAATACTTAGACCTGTCACAAAACATTCTAAGAGGAATCATACCCATTGAGGTCTTTAGTCTTTCTTCCTTAACAAACTTACTGAACTTGTCAAAAAACTCATTTAGTGGTAGCTTACCCAAAGAAGTGGGTATgctaaaaaatatcaataagtTAGATGTCTCAGAGAATCATCTATCTGGTAACATTCCTAGATCCATTGGTGACTGCACAGTCTTAGAATACCTCTATTTGCAAGGAAACTCCTTCAGTGGAACCATACCATCTTCTTTGGCTTCACTAAAAGGTCTACGATATTTAGACTTGTCAAAAAATCTCTTGTCTGGCCCAATACCTACTGTTCTACAAAATATATCAGTTTTAGAACACTTGAATATTTCTTTCAACATGTTGGAAGGAAAGGTGCCAATAGAAGGTGTATGTGGAAATGTAAGCAGGTTAACTCTGACTGGAAACAATAAGCTTTGTGGAGGTATTTCAGAGCTTCATCTACAACCATGCCTTGTTAAAGGTCTGAAACAAGGAAAACACCATAAAATCAAGTTGATAGTAGTAATTGTTAGTGTGATATCAATTCTTCTCATGATGATAGTTATTCTAACTATATATTACATGTGGAAAAGAAACCAGAAACAATATTCTGATTCACCAACAACTGACACGCTAGCCAAGGTTTCATACCAAGACCTACACAATGCAACTGATGGGTTTTCTGCTAGCAACTTGGTTGGATTAGGAAGTTTTGGTTCTGTGTACAAAGGTAATCTCGCATCAGAAGATAAAGTTGTTGCCATAAAGGTCCTGAACCTTCAAAAGAAAGGAGCTCACAAGAGTTTCATTGCAGAATGTAATACACTTAAAAATGTAAGACATCGAAACTTGGTTAAAATTTTGACATGTTGTTCAAGTACAGATTACAAGGGTCAAGAATTTAAGGCATTAGTGTTTGAATACATGAACAATGGAAGCTTAGAACAATGGCTACATCCAGGGTTAATGAATGCAGGGAATCAAAGAATGTTGGACCTAAATCAAAGATTGAATATCATTGTCGGCATTGCATCTGTATTACATTACCTTCATCATGAATGTGAGCAATTGGTTATTCATTGTGATCTAAAGCCAAGCAATGTCCTTCTTGATGATGACATGATTGCTCATGTGAGTGATTTTGGAATAGCAAGACTTGTCTCAACCATTGACAATACCTCTCACAAGGAAAGTAGTACTATTGGAATTAAAGGGACTATTGGATATGCTCCTCCTG aGTATGGAATGGGTTCTGAAATATCCATATATGGTGACATGTATAGCTTTGGGGTGCTTATGTTGGAAATGCTTACCGGAAGAAGACCGACAGATGAAATGTTTGAAGATGGTCAAAATCTACACATGTTTGTTGAAAATTCATTTCCTAATAATCTTATACAAATTTTGGACCTACATCTTCTACCAAGAAATGAAGCAGCAATAGAAGATGAAAACAATGGGAGTTTCACTCCGATTGTAGAGAAGTGTTTAGTTTCACTTTTTCGGATTGGACTTGCTTGTTCAGTGGAATcaccaaaagaaagaatgaatataGTGGATGTTACCAGAGAGCTAAGCATAACCAAAAAGGCCTTTCTCACGG GTGTTCGAACTCGTGATTAG